GATACACGAAGAAGGGAGAGGAACATTATGACCTGATCTCCGCGTTTATCAAGAGCATGAGAGGGAGTGATCCCGATGCGGCTCTCTATTACATGTTGAGAATGCTTGAGGGCGGAGAGGACCCAAAATTCGTAGCAAGGAGAATGGTCATCTTTTCTTCTGAGGATATAGGCCTGTCAGATCCGATGGCGCTGGTTGTTGCCAACGCTGCCTTTGAAGCCGTCAACAACGTTGGCTTGCCGGAGTGTAAGCTTAATCTTTCAGAGGCCGCCATCTATCTTTCGGTGGCCACAAAGAGCAACAGAACCTATAGCGCAATGTCAAAGGCTCAGGAAAGCGTAAAGAAGACTCCCAACCTGGAAGTTCCGCTGAAATTACGGAACGCCGTAACGAAAGTAATGAAGGAAACGGGATACAGCAAAGGCTACAACTACCCTCACAGCTCGGGAGGCTTTTCAAGGGAGTTCTACCTGCCCGAATCAATAAAGGAGGAAGTCTTTTATGTTCCAGGAGAGAGCGGCAAAGAGAAACTCGTTCTTCAAAGACTTAGATCGTTGTGGAAAGGCATGAAGAATTACCCGGAGGAAAAATGAAGAGTTTCATTCTCGAAGAGGGAAGAGTCGTTCAGCTTGAGATTTCCGATATTACTGAACAGGAAGTTGATATCATTGTCAATGCATCAAACGGTTACTTGAGGCACGGTGGAGGCGTGGCCGGTGCGCTTGTACGGGCTGGTGGAAAAGAGATACAGTTTGAGAGCGACGCCTATGTTCGCGAGAACGGTCCTCTGGAGATTGGCGAAGTCGCCGTTACAGGAGCCGGATCTCTTCATGCAAAGAAGATAATCCACGTATTCGGCCCGCAATATGGCGAGCTCAATCTCGAGGAAAAGCTCTGCTCTTCGTTTGAACACGTATTGAAAAGAGCTGCCGAAATGGAAGCCGTTACGCTTGCCACTCCGGCAATTTCTACAGGGATTTTCGGGGTTCCGGTATCTATTTGTGCAAATCAGTTTCTTAAAGCCGTTGGTGATCATTTTTCCAAGAGTGGATCCTCTTCTCTGAAACTAATCAAGATGTGCCTGCTGGATAAGAAGGCTTA
This DNA window, taken from Mesotoga infera, encodes the following:
- a CDS encoding macro domain-containing protein; the protein is MKSFILEEGRVVQLEISDITEQEVDIIVNASNGYLRHGGGVAGALVRAGGKEIQFESDAYVRENGPLEIGEVAVTGAGSLHAKKIIHVFGPQYGELNLEEKLCSSFEHVLKRAAEMEAVTLATPAISTGIFGVPVSICANQFLKAVGDHFSKSGSSSLKLIKMCLLDKKAYDEFLSIALDYFSSVE